A single window of Paenibacillus sp. SYP-B4298 DNA harbors:
- a CDS encoding DUF421 domain-containing protein has protein sequence MRLMGKREIGKLTIFDLVISVMIAEIAVLMIEDTQRPVTEGMLPIVVLMLLQIGLAVLTLRSRKLRLLFDGKPSIMIENGKLNRDEMKKQRYNLDDLLVQLRDKEAVRLADVEFAVLETNGKLSVIRKEQEQPHSAKSSKSEGTPVSFPPGYRFEDLPVPLVMDGEVQEENLQLLGRNRFWLKKELRKHGVTDSKQVFLCTIDHRGRLFIDAKMKPSK, from the coding sequence ATGCGGCTTATGGGCAAGCGAGAGATCGGGAAGCTGACGATCTTCGATCTGGTCATCTCCGTTATGATCGCAGAGATCGCTGTTCTGATGATCGAAGATACACAACGTCCGGTTACAGAAGGGATGTTGCCCATCGTAGTGTTGATGCTGCTGCAGATCGGACTTGCGGTGTTGACACTGCGCAGCAGGAAGCTGAGATTGCTGTTCGATGGCAAGCCCAGCATCATGATTGAGAACGGCAAGCTGAATCGGGATGAGATGAAGAAGCAGCGATATAACCTCGACGATCTGCTGGTGCAACTGAGAGATAAAGAAGCCGTCCGTCTGGCTGATGTCGAGTTTGCCGTACTGGAGACGAACGGCAAGCTGTCTGTTATCCGCAAGGAGCAGGAGCAGCCGCATTCGGCCAAGAGCAGCAAGTCTGAGGGAACGCCAGTATCATTTCCTCCGGGCTATCGGTTTGAGGATTTGCCCGTGCCGCTTGTTATGGATGGGGAAGTGCAGGAGGAAAATCTTCAGTTGCTTGGACGCAACCGCTTCTGGCTGAAAAAAGAATTGCGCAAGCATGGCGTCACCGATTCAAAGCAAGTATTCTTATGCACCATCGATCACCGGGGACGGCTGTTCATCGATGCGAAGATGAAGCCGTCCAAATAA
- a CDS encoding TIGR04086 family membrane protein: MNLIKKTTRIHIASPLLSGILYAFIGLGASIFLLSLLLQFSSMQETSLPNLSYAAHGVCSLVGGITAGRRASRRGWYHGGLCGMVYGLVIMMIGFLSLDLSLSSHSLALLSLVLAAGAVGGMAGVNTKKG, encoded by the coding sequence ATGAACCTGATTAAAAAAACCACCCGTATTCACATTGCCTCGCCGCTCTTGTCCGGCATCTTGTACGCCTTCATCGGTCTGGGAGCCAGTATCTTCCTGCTGTCTCTACTGCTCCAGTTCAGCTCCATGCAGGAAACATCCCTTCCCAATCTGTCCTATGCGGCGCATGGCGTATGCAGCCTGGTAGGCGGAATCACTGCCGGGCGAAGGGCATCGCGGCGGGGCTGGTATCATGGAGGCCTATGTGGAATGGTCTACGGTCTCGTCATTATGATGATCGGATTTTTGTCGCTTGACCTGTCATTAAGCTCGCACAGCCTTGCTCTGCTCAGCCTTGTGCTGGCTGCTGGAGCCGTCGGGGGAATGGCCGGCGTCAATACGAAGAAGGGTTGA
- a CDS encoding phosphatase PAP2 family protein codes for MVLFHSMGSVTLYTALVIMLLLWYGTNSSPLRVAYGFGRKLFTSRMHLLHIALVLMILFFNKIEMMIESRMTYNYDFTPLVQSIEQGFVAGVQSLFEHPVLTVVLGFMYIVVFQALLLTSLGIYSFQGNDRMFYATCYAIMINYLVAIPFYLFVPVSEVWSFDPSVRFIMLDIFPSFESSYRELSGLDNCFPSLHTSISVTLAMLALRSGNKRWAWFVSISAGAIIFAIFYLGIHWLTDMLAGTALGLFASAAGIRLSAYTTRGLQPTTAKMPSRLHQQPLSNNASLQQAQRSTET; via the coding sequence ATGGTTTTATTTCATTCGATGGGATCTGTGACACTGTACACGGCTCTGGTAATTATGCTGCTGCTGTGGTACGGCACCAATAGCAGTCCGCTGCGAGTGGCATACGGGTTCGGCCGCAAGCTGTTCACCTCCCGCATGCATCTGTTGCATATTGCCTTGGTACTGATGATTCTGTTTTTTAACAAAATCGAGATGATGATTGAAAGCCGCATGACATATAACTACGACTTTACACCTCTCGTTCAATCCATCGAGCAAGGCTTTGTGGCCGGCGTTCAGTCGTTATTTGAGCACCCTGTCTTGACCGTTGTACTGGGGTTTATGTATATTGTTGTCTTTCAGGCGCTGCTGCTGACGTCGCTGGGCATCTATTCGTTTCAGGGCAATGATAGAATGTTCTATGCTACCTGCTACGCGATTATGATCAACTATTTGGTCGCAATCCCGTTCTACCTGTTCGTTCCTGTATCAGAGGTCTGGTCGTTTGATCCCAGTGTACGTTTTATTATGCTAGATATCTTCCCGTCGTTCGAATCATCGTACCGGGAGCTGTCCGGGCTGGATAATTGCTTCCCGAGCCTGCACACCTCGATTTCCGTTACGCTTGCGATGCTGGCATTGCGCTCGGGGAACAAGCGCTGGGCGTGGTTTGTGTCCATCAGCGCGGGAGCCATTATTTTTGCTATTTTCTACTTGGGGATTCATTGGCTAACCGACATGCTGGCTGGCACGGCTCTTGGATTATTCGCCTCGGCGGCTGGCATCAGACTGAGTGCCTACACGACCCGCGGCTTGCAGCCGACGACTGCGAAGATGCCGTCACGCTTGCACCAGCAGCCGCTCAGCAACAACGCCTCGCTTCAGCAGGCGCAACGCTCCACTGAAACCTGA
- a CDS encoding alpha/beta fold hydrolase — MPLDNINGTVLHYAVKGEGTPILFVHPPLLTSANFRYQQAQLSDEFKVITFDVRGHGQSGRSHAPLTYPLIAEDIRQLMDRLGLEKAYLCGYSTGGTVVLETLLTYPERFMGAILVSAMPEASDWVLRMRIRAAVGLSRWKTALGLLMLGITWGNADQHKTFQNLWRDARRGNKRNIHQYYKYSLSYSCTDRLERISQPVLLLYGSKDRGFKRYRKLLEDGLQRRDVVVLGKEKHQLPTKAPEAMNGYIRRWIRSLEYQSSHVRSGQQAEKVVSSAAEDRSGIWREIEPQPYIQE; from the coding sequence ATGCCGCTTGACAATATAAACGGAACCGTGCTGCATTATGCAGTGAAGGGGGAGGGGACGCCGATCCTGTTCGTTCATCCTCCATTGCTGACCAGCGCAAATTTTCGCTACCAGCAGGCTCAGCTTTCTGATGAGTTCAAGGTCATTACCTTCGATGTGCGCGGACATGGACAGAGCGGTCGCTCCCATGCGCCGTTGACTTACCCTCTTATAGCTGAGGACATAAGGCAACTGATGGATCGTCTCGGACTGGAGAAGGCCTATCTATGCGGCTACTCTACGGGCGGTACAGTGGTGCTGGAGACGCTGTTGACCTACCCGGAGCGGTTCATGGGTGCAATCCTGGTTAGTGCGATGCCGGAAGCCAGTGACTGGGTGCTCCGAATGCGTATTCGCGCGGCAGTAGGTTTATCCAGGTGGAAGACGGCTCTAGGTCTTCTGATGCTGGGTATCACCTGGGGCAATGCCGACCAGCACAAAACGTTTCAGAACCTGTGGAGAGATGCCAGAAGAGGCAACAAGCGCAACATACACCAATATTACAAGTATAGTCTATCCTATAGCTGTACAGATCGGCTGGAACGCATCAGCCAGCCTGTACTGCTGCTCTATGGGAGCAAGGATCGAGGGTTCAAGCGTTACCGCAAGCTGCTCGAAGACGGTCTTCAGCGCCGCGACGTCGTCGTGCTTGGCAAGGAGAAGCATCAATTGCCGACCAAGGCGCCGGAAGCGATGAACGGTTATATTCGCCGCTGGATTCGCTCGCTGGAATACCAGAGCAGTCATGTCAGAAGCGGGCAGCAAGCGGAAAAGGTTGTATCTTCGGCAGCGGAGGACAGGTCAGGTATATGGCGTGAGATCGAACCACAACCCTATATACAGGAATAG
- a CDS encoding SurA N-terminal domain-containing protein yields MRKLSIIVVSCVGIIAAGVLWIAYTTTAKQTIDQAAIERGFDDIGAQVNQRMYMEAGRSGIDSLSITPEQFLFYKMNIELYHHVTDSSSAIPKDQQLLDNLLKEKLVVQKALELGITVEDQEVEDYIAEQKNIYEQFQAEEQGDRIAYEFMKNRIRITGLSEEQFWNSNTIRETYYEAILGSKLRAKLLADGTLSDPEQFNQFQEELLKGARDMLPRLEDVQQKK; encoded by the coding sequence ATGAGAAAGTTATCGATCATCGTCGTGAGTTGTGTGGGGATTATCGCTGCTGGAGTGCTCTGGATTGCATACACGACTACAGCCAAGCAAACCATCGATCAAGCAGCCATCGAGCGAGGATTTGACGACATCGGGGCTCAAGTGAATCAGCGGATGTATATGGAGGCGGGGCGGTCAGGTATTGACTCCTTATCCATTACTCCTGAACAGTTCCTATTCTACAAGATGAACATCGAATTATATCATCATGTAACAGACAGCTCGTCTGCAATCCCTAAAGACCAGCAATTGCTGGACAATCTGCTGAAGGAAAAGCTGGTGGTGCAGAAAGCGTTGGAGTTGGGCATTACGGTAGAGGATCAGGAGGTCGAGGACTACATTGCAGAGCAAAAGAACATCTATGAACAATTTCAAGCGGAGGAGCAGGGGGATCGCATCGCCTATGAATTTATGAAAAACAGGATACGAATTACAGGACTTTCGGAGGAGCAATTCTGGAACAGCAATACGATTCGAGAAACCTATTATGAGGCCATATTAGGCAGTAAACTAAGGGCGAAGCTGCTTGCGGATGGAACACTGAGCGACCCGGAGCAATTTAACCAGTTTCAGGAAGAGTTATTAAAAGGGGCGCGTGATATGCTGCCTCGTCTTGAGGATGTGCAGCAGAAGAAATAG
- the yajC gene encoding preprotein translocase subunit YajC, whose product MWLATDAPAAGGSIWGMLLPFILMFAVFYFLLIRPQQKKQKTRNLMLNQLKKGDKVVTIGGLHGTIHEITDDIVVLRVNDATKLTFDRSSVNNVATQSAE is encoded by the coding sequence ATGTGGCTAGCGACTGACGCACCTGCTGCCGGAGGCAGCATCTGGGGGATGCTGCTGCCGTTCATCCTGATGTTTGCAGTATTCTATTTCCTGCTGATTCGTCCGCAGCAAAAGAAGCAGAAGACACGCAATCTGATGCTGAACCAACTGAAGAAGGGTGACAAGGTTGTAACGATCGGCGGTCTGCATGGCACGATTCACGAGATTACGGATGACATCGTCGTCCTGCGCGTGAATGATGCAACCAAGCTGACTTTCGACCGCAGCTCGGTTAACAATGTGGCAACGCAATCTGCTGAATAA
- the tgt gene encoding tRNA guanosine(34) transglycosylase Tgt — translation MAIKYELIKTCKQSGARLGRVHTPHGVVETPAFMPVGTQATVKTMSPEELKQMDAHIILGNTYHLFLRPGHELIERAGGLHRFMNWDRPILTDSGGFQVFSLSNMRKITEEGVQFRSHLNGDKLFISPEKAMEIQNSLGSDIMMAFDECPPHPAEHSYVKQSLERTTRWAERCLESHRKPDTQALFAIVQGGMYEDLRKQSAQDLTSMDFPGYAIGGLSVGEPKPLMYEVLDYTVPLLPAAKPRYLMGVGSPDALLEGSIRGIDMFDCVLPTRIARNGTTMTSAGRLVVRNAKYAEDFGPLDPKCGCYTCQNYSRAYIRHLLHANETFGIRLTTYHNLHFLLQLMRDVRQAIAEDRLLDFRDEFFTAYGLFNNEKGF, via the coding sequence GTGGCCATAAAATATGAATTAATCAAAACGTGCAAGCAATCCGGCGCCCGTCTGGGCAGAGTGCATACGCCGCATGGCGTTGTGGAGACGCCGGCGTTCATGCCTGTCGGCACACAGGCGACTGTCAAGACGATGAGTCCTGAGGAGTTAAAGCAGATGGATGCGCATATTATTCTGGGCAACACCTACCATCTGTTTTTGCGTCCAGGGCATGAGCTGATCGAGCGCGCAGGCGGTCTGCATCGGTTTATGAACTGGGATCGGCCGATTCTGACCGACAGCGGCGGCTTTCAGGTGTTCAGCCTGAGCAACATGCGCAAAATTACAGAGGAGGGCGTGCAATTCCGCTCACATCTGAATGGAGATAAGCTGTTCATCTCTCCGGAGAAGGCGATGGAGATTCAAAATTCGCTCGGCTCAGACATTATGATGGCCTTCGACGAATGTCCGCCCCATCCGGCGGAGCACAGCTATGTGAAGCAATCGCTGGAGAGAACGACGAGATGGGCGGAGCGCTGTCTGGAATCGCACCGCAAGCCGGACACACAGGCGCTGTTCGCGATCGTTCAAGGCGGCATGTATGAGGATTTGCGCAAGCAGAGCGCACAAGATTTGACTTCCATGGATTTCCCGGGGTATGCTATTGGAGGGCTTAGCGTAGGCGAGCCTAAGCCGCTCATGTATGAGGTGCTGGATTATACGGTTCCGCTGCTGCCGGCAGCCAAGCCACGCTATCTGATGGGCGTCGGTTCGCCAGATGCGTTGCTGGAAGGCTCGATTCGCGGCATTGATATGTTTGACTGTGTCTTGCCTACCCGAATCGCCCGTAACGGGACGACGATGACGAGCGCAGGCAGGCTCGTCGTGCGCAATGCCAAATATGCAGAGGATTTCGGCCCGCTTGATCCGAAGTGCGGCTGTTATACGTGCCAGAATTATTCCAGAGCCTATATTCGCCATCTTCTGCATGCCAACGAAACGTTCGGCATTCGCTTGACGACGTATCATAATCTACACTTTTTGCTACAGCTCATGAGAGACGTGCGCCAGGCGATTGCGGAGGATCGCTTGCTTGATTTCCGCGATGAGTTCTTCACGGCGTATGGCCTTTTCAATAATGAGAAAGGATTCTAG
- the queA gene encoding tRNA preQ1(34) S-adenosylmethionine ribosyltransferase-isomerase QueA — translation MNVDWFDFELPEQLIAQTPLAQRTASRLMAVERGTGNISSGRFTDLAQYLQPGDLLVLNDTKVLPARLLGIKPDTGARVELLLLKQLEHDRWETLAKPAKRLKLGARIAFGEREDGQPLLTAVVEQEGEMGARIVRFEYEGIFTELLDRLGEMPLPPYIHERLEDKDRYQTVYARAQGSAAAPTAGLHFTEPFLQELQRKGVQLAYLTLHVGLGTFRPMSTERIEDHVMHSEYYELDEANARLIQETKRGGGRIVAVGTTSCRTLETVAGRFADGQIKACSGWTDIFIYPGYEFKLVDALVTNFHLPKSTLVMLVSALAGRELVMQAYSKAVEEQYRFFSFGDAMFIY, via the coding sequence ATGAATGTAGATTGGTTTGATTTTGAGCTGCCCGAGCAATTGATTGCACAGACGCCGCTCGCGCAGCGAACCGCATCCAGACTGATGGCTGTAGAACGTGGAACAGGCAACATCTCCAGCGGTCGCTTTACCGACCTGGCACAATATTTGCAGCCTGGGGATCTGCTCGTGTTGAATGATACGAAGGTGCTGCCCGCTCGGCTGCTTGGCATCAAGCCGGATACCGGCGCGCGTGTCGAGCTGCTGCTGCTGAAGCAATTGGAGCATGATCGGTGGGAGACGCTGGCTAAGCCGGCCAAGCGGCTCAAGCTGGGCGCACGTATTGCATTTGGCGAGAGAGAGGACGGGCAGCCGCTGCTGACAGCGGTTGTGGAGCAAGAGGGGGAGATGGGGGCGCGGATCGTCCGCTTCGAATATGAGGGCATCTTCACCGAACTGCTCGATCGGCTGGGCGAGATGCCGCTGCCACCCTATATCCATGAGCGTCTGGAGGACAAGGATCGTTATCAGACGGTGTATGCAAGAGCGCAAGGCTCGGCGGCTGCCCCGACGGCGGGGCTGCACTTCACAGAGCCCTTCCTGCAAGAGCTTCAGCGTAAAGGGGTTCAGCTCGCCTATCTGACGCTTCATGTAGGGCTGGGCACGTTCCGACCGATGTCCACGGAGCGCATCGAGGATCATGTGATGCATTCGGAGTATTATGAGCTCGATGAGGCGAATGCCAGGCTGATTCAGGAGACGAAGCGGGGAGGCGGGCGCATCGTGGCGGTCGGGACGACCTCATGCCGCACATTGGAGACTGTAGCTGGCCGCTTCGCGGATGGACAGATCAAGGCATGCAGCGGCTGGACCGATATATTTATCTATCCCGGCTATGAATTCAAGCTGGTGGATGCGCTGGTGACGAATTTTCATCTTCCCAAATCGACGCTGGTGATGCTGGTGAGCGCACTCGCAGGTCGAGAGCTCGTCATGCAGGCATACAGCAAGGCTGTGGAGGAGCAGTACAGATTTTTCAGCTTTGGCGATGCGATGTTTATCTACTAA
- a CDS encoding SpoIID/LytB domain-containing protein, translating into MRRWIASVALATACALLLGIGPAERQMAAAGDDVRVAIYLNLPGKVTSTLAAATLSGSQPLTIGVRQPAGPESWTSVGAGQEARFALDDYKVRLGETTDFQTALSWLNAAQKSSSAVLLTSLSKLGNTVYQVTEGSYESEEAAKAALSKWQSNSTLSKLLGQSKSVIAGPLHLEAGPYATLAEAKKQQAAAGSAGVDAYIALKQPTGSGKLSYYIHVGAAANQAALAQVKTEADKAGLSNLTAADAATPYLQLQDDHALSKKAGQPAPLYLAGNSAKVWVSTASSGTIKLKERSERTYRGSFELSAFNGKLAVINELPLDHYLYSVVGAEMSPSWPDEALKAQAVAARSYARYQGMGFQIAHVVDSVLSQAYDGTVREAPSTIRAVDATSGEVVKYKGAVIEAVYSSSSGGMTAEGKEVWGNAVAYLQPIKSPDETSEKGLYSWYRVVLPGGQVGYIREDLLEDTGAKTAAGSAMMRVKQNGTNVRQIPLVQTSVEPVAKVDSGTKVVVLEKVVQSNENRWIRGPYTPAQLLESLKSRVQTPVSGPVQSLKVDKRGESGRVLSILVNGKKVELRYPDLLRSALGGLPSTKFEVEETARIAVESGSTSRERTGSETLYALGADGQAKALSSATIYVMNGAGTIRPATKDTQFRFIGQGNGHGLGMSQYGAKGLAEQGYDYKSILQYYYKETTIVKE; encoded by the coding sequence ATGCGCAGATGGATAGCGAGTGTGGCACTGGCAACGGCCTGTGCGCTGTTGCTTGGAATTGGGCCAGCGGAGCGCCAGATGGCTGCTGCAGGCGATGATGTGCGCGTAGCGATCTACCTTAATTTGCCGGGGAAGGTAACGTCTACGCTTGCCGCTGCGACGCTTAGCGGCAGCCAGCCGCTGACCATTGGCGTGCGGCAGCCAGCCGGGCCGGAGAGCTGGACGTCTGTGGGGGCTGGCCAGGAGGCTCGCTTTGCCCTGGATGACTACAAGGTTCGGCTCGGAGAGACGACTGATTTTCAGACGGCGCTGAGCTGGCTGAATGCGGCGCAGAAGAGCTCCAGCGCGGTGCTGCTGACCTCACTTAGCAAGCTGGGCAACACCGTCTATCAGGTAACGGAAGGCTCCTATGAGTCTGAGGAGGCAGCGAAGGCGGCGCTTAGCAAGTGGCAGAGCAACAGTACATTAAGCAAGCTGCTTGGGCAGAGCAAGTCTGTGATAGCGGGGCCGCTTCATCTGGAGGCGGGGCCCTACGCGACGCTGGCGGAAGCGAAGAAGCAGCAGGCTGCGGCAGGCAGTGCGGGGGTCGATGCTTATATCGCGCTCAAGCAGCCGACGGGCAGCGGCAAGCTGAGCTACTATATTCATGTGGGCGCGGCTGCTAATCAGGCTGCGCTGGCTCAGGTCAAGACCGAGGCGGACAAGGCGGGGCTTAGCAACCTGACCGCTGCGGATGCGGCGACTCCTTATCTACAGCTTCAGGATGACCATGCGCTGTCCAAGAAGGCTGGCCAGCCGGCTCCGCTCTACTTGGCGGGTAATAGCGCCAAGGTCTGGGTGAGCACAGCAAGCAGCGGCACCATCAAGCTCAAGGAGCGATCCGAGCGGACGTACCGCGGCAGCTTCGAGCTGAGCGCGTTCAATGGCAAGCTGGCGGTCATCAATGAGCTGCCGCTGGATCATTATCTATACTCGGTCGTTGGAGCGGAGATGTCGCCTTCCTGGCCGGATGAGGCGCTCAAGGCACAAGCAGTGGCGGCGCGCAGCTATGCGCGCTACCAAGGCATGGGCTTTCAGATTGCCCATGTGGTCGACAGCGTGCTAAGCCAGGCTTACGATGGAACCGTTAGGGAGGCGCCATCGACCATCCGTGCGGTTGATGCGACCTCAGGTGAGGTTGTAAAATACAAGGGCGCTGTAATCGAGGCGGTGTACTCCTCCAGCTCCGGCGGCATGACAGCGGAGGGCAAGGAGGTCTGGGGCAATGCTGTAGCGTATCTGCAGCCAATCAAAAGCCCGGATGAGACGTCTGAGAAGGGATTATACTCCTGGTACCGTGTTGTGCTGCCCGGCGGGCAGGTGGGATACATTCGGGAGGATCTGCTCGAAGATACCGGTGCGAAGACCGCTGCGGGCAGCGCGATGATGCGGGTGAAGCAGAACGGCACCAACGTCCGTCAGATTCCACTCGTGCAGACGTCGGTGGAGCCGGTCGCGAAGGTCGATAGCGGTACGAAAGTGGTGGTCTTGGAGAAGGTCGTGCAATCCAATGAGAACCGCTGGATTAGAGGGCCGTATACACCCGCTCAACTGCTCGAATCATTGAAGTCGCGGGTGCAGACGCCTGTTAGCGGGCCTGTGCAGTCGCTGAAGGTGGACAAGCGAGGAGAGTCGGGCCGTGTGCTGTCCATCCTAGTGAATGGCAAGAAGGTGGAGCTGCGTTACCCTGACCTGCTTCGTTCGGCGCTTGGCGGCTTGCCAAGCACGAAGTTCGAGGTGGAGGAGACGGCACGGATTGCGGTGGAGAGCGGCAGCACAAGCCGTGAACGCACCGGCTCCGAGACGCTGTATGCGCTCGGAGCAGACGGGCAGGCGAAGGCACTGTCCAGTGCTACGATCTATGTGATGAACGGGGCGGGAACGATTCGCCCGGCGACGAAGGATACGCAATTCCGATTCATCGGGCAGGGCAACGGGCACGGATTGGGCATGTCCCAGTACGGAGCCAAAGGACTGGCCGAGCAGGGGTATGACTACAAATCTATATTGCAATACTATTACAAAGAAACCACTATAGTTAAGGAATGA
- the ruvB gene encoding Holliday junction branch migration DNA helicase RuvB, protein MEERIISANLMMEDQAVELSLRPRYLAEYIGQSHAKENLKVYIEAAKLRKEALDHVLLYGPPGLGKTTLSNIIANELGVNLRTTSGPAIERPGDLAAILTNLQEGDVLFIDEIHRLHRTVEEVLYPAMEDFALDIMIGKGPSARSVRLDLPKFTLIGATTRAGLLSAPLRDRFGVMSRLEFYTVPELAFIVSRAADILGVEMIGEAAEEIALRSRGTPRIANRLLKRVRDFAQVRGDGIITNELASSALEMIQVDPRGLDQIDHKMLRAMITSFRGGPVGLDTIAATIGEEGQTIEDVYEPYLMQIGFLQRTPRGRVVTPQAYHHLGLPVPGEPGGSDSE, encoded by the coding sequence ATGGAAGAGAGAATTATATCAGCCAATCTGATGATGGAAGACCAGGCAGTAGAGCTGAGCCTGCGCCCCCGTTATCTGGCGGAATATATCGGGCAATCGCATGCGAAGGAAAATTTGAAGGTCTATATCGAGGCGGCCAAGCTGCGCAAGGAAGCGCTGGATCATGTGCTGCTCTATGGGCCGCCTGGACTTGGCAAGACGACGCTGTCCAATATTATCGCCAACGAGCTTGGCGTCAATCTGCGCACAACCTCAGGGCCAGCTATCGAGCGTCCAGGAGATTTGGCGGCGATTCTGACGAATCTGCAGGAGGGCGATGTGCTGTTCATCGACGAGATTCACCGGCTGCACCGTACAGTGGAGGAAGTGCTGTACCCTGCTATGGAGGATTTCGCGCTCGATATAATGATTGGCAAAGGGCCGAGCGCTCGCTCGGTTAGGCTGGATCTGCCCAAGTTCACGCTGATCGGCGCGACGACAAGGGCCGGACTGCTGTCCGCGCCGCTGCGGGATCGCTTCGGGGTGATGAGCCGCCTGGAATTTTATACGGTGCCGGAGCTGGCGTTCATCGTCTCGCGTGCAGCCGATATATTGGGCGTGGAGATGATCGGGGAGGCCGCGGAGGAGATCGCGCTGCGCTCCAGGGGCACGCCGCGGATTGCGAATCGTCTGCTCAAGCGGGTGCGGGACTTCGCCCAGGTGAGAGGCGACGGAATTATTACGAACGAGCTGGCAAGCTCAGCGCTGGAGATGATCCAGGTGGACCCGCGGGGGCTGGATCAGATTGATCACAAGATGCTGCGCGCGATGATCACGAGCTTTCGCGGCGGGCCTGTCGGGCTGGATACGATCGCGGCTACGATCGGAGAGGAAGGGCAGACCATTGAGGATGTCTATGAACCGTACCTGATGCAGATTGGCTTCCTGCAGCGGACGCCGCGCGGTCGGGTTGTGACTCCGCAAGCCTATCATCATCTTGGCCTGCCGGTTCCGGGCGAGCCAGGTGGCAGCGATTCGGAGTAG
- the ruvA gene encoding Holliday junction branch migration protein RuvA — MIDFVKGSVVHLETDYVVVDVRDIGYRVFTPNPYYFQRTEGPVTLYIHHHVREDAIQLFGFATREEQKLFRKLLEVSGIGPKVALGILAGGKPETIIAAIQQENLAFLTKLPGIGKKTAQRMVLDLKDKLELSGLPVDGGIFSAESSELQSGHLAWDEAKEALAALGYTSAELDRAWHGIKDTAAGEESVDVLMKKALQWLFKG; from the coding sequence ATGATCGACTTTGTTAAGGGCTCCGTCGTCCATCTGGAGACGGACTATGTGGTGGTCGATGTCCGCGATATCGGATACCGGGTGTTCACTCCGAACCCCTATTATTTTCAGCGGACGGAAGGGCCTGTTACCCTATATATTCACCATCATGTGCGGGAGGATGCCATCCAGCTATTCGGCTTCGCTACCCGTGAGGAGCAGAAGCTGTTTCGCAAGCTGCTGGAGGTGTCCGGCATCGGTCCCAAGGTGGCGCTCGGCATCCTCGCAGGCGGCAAGCCGGAGACGATCATTGCTGCGATTCAGCAGGAGAACCTCGCCTTCCTGACCAAGCTGCCGGGTATCGGCAAGAAGACCGCCCAGCGCATGGTGCTCGATCTCAAGGACAAGCTGGAGCTGTCGGGGCTGCCTGTGGATGGAGGGATCTTCTCCGCGGAGAGCAGCGAGCTGCAGAGTGGTCACCTCGCCTGGGATGAGGCGAAGGAGGCGCTGGCAGCGCTTGGCTATACCTCTGCGGAGCTGGATCGGGCGTGGCACGGCATTAAGGACACTGCAGCCGGTGAGGAGTCGGTGGATGTCCTGATGAAGAAGGCGCTGCAGTGGCTGTTCAAAGGCTGA
- the ruvC gene encoding crossover junction endodeoxyribonuclease RuvC, whose amino-acid sequence MRVLGIDPGIAIAGFGFVDKVGSKLVPVQYGAIQTEAHTPQETRLIQIYDSACALLERYKPDAMAVEKLFFNRNVTTAFAVGQARGVIILAAAQRGIPVAEYTPLQVKQAVVGYGKAEKRQVQEMVKMFLKLSAVPKPDDVADALAIAICHAHSAVLLNKINEVQGT is encoded by the coding sequence GTGCGGGTATTAGGAATAGATCCGGGCATTGCGATAGCCGGCTTCGGGTTTGTCGACAAGGTAGGCAGCAAGCTGGTGCCTGTGCAGTACGGAGCGATTCAGACGGAAGCGCACACCCCGCAGGAAACGCGGCTCATCCAAATCTATGACTCGGCTTGCGCGCTGCTGGAGCGCTATAAGCCCGATGCGATGGCGGTGGAGAAGCTGTTCTTCAACCGCAATGTCACGACGGCGTTCGCGGTCGGGCAAGCGCGGGGGGTCATCATTCTGGCAGCCGCCCAGCGCGGCATACCGGTGGCGGAGTATACGCCGCTTCAGGTGAAGCAGGCCGTTGTCGGCTATGGGAAGGCGGAGAAACGGCAGGTGCAGGAGATGGTGAAGATGTTTCTGAAGCTATCGGCGGTACCGAAGCCGGATGATGTGGCGGATGCGCTCGCTATTGCGATCTGCCACGCCCACTCTGCTGTGCTGCTCAATAAAATAAATGAGGTGCAAGGCACATGA